A stretch of DNA from Deltaproteobacteria bacterium:
AGACCATTGAAGAGATCATCAAGGCCGCAGTCTATCTTTCCAGCCATCTGACCGGGGCCTTGATCGTTATGGAACGTCAGACCGGTTTGAACGACTATGTCCGGACCGGAACCCTGATAGATGGCCGGGTAAGCTGGGAACTTTTGGTCAGCATATTCCACACCCAATCGCCTATTCATGACGGGGCGGTGATTATCCAAAACAGCAAGATCACGGCCGCCGGCTGTTATCTCCCCCTGACCAGGAATACCAAGGTGAGCAAGAGTTTTGGGTCCCGTCACCGGGCGGCCCTCGGATTGACCGATGAGGCCGATTCGGCGATCGTGGTCGTGTCAGAAGAAACAGGCCGTATTTCAGTGGCCATCAACGGCCGGTTTACCCGCGGACTGGATTCAACCACCCTGAAGAGGGTCTTACAGACCTTGTTTGCCCAGGAAAAGGGCCGGCGGGCCTTCTGGTTGTTCGGACCGAGAAAACCAGGGTCCTCAAAGGCAAAACGGCCATGAAAAACCTGTCTTATAAGATCTTAGCGGTCCTTCTGGCCGTCATCATCTGGTATTTCGTGGTCGGAGAGGAACGGGCCGAGGTAGGACTGTCCGTTCCCCTGGAACTGATCAACATCCCCAGGGATCTGATTGTGGTCAATAACGTGACCCACGGGATCGAGATACGGATCAACGGGCCCAGGAGTCTGATCCGCTCCCTGGCCACGGAAAATTTAAGCAAAAGCCTGGATCTTTCCAACACCAAAGCGGGAACCGTTTCCTTTTCCATATCTTCCGAAGGGATCCCTTTGCCTCGAGGGGTCAAGATCACCCGGATCAATCCGACCCAGGTGGTGGTGATCCTTGAGAAATTATTGACCAGAAAAATTGAGGTCAAGCCCCGTATTATCGGCAAACCGGCACCGGGATATGCAATCGAATCCATCCAGGTCAACAATCAACAGGTGGAGATCGCCGGACCTGAGAGGGTGGTGGAAACCCTGGACAGTCTTTATACCAAGCCCATAGAAATTCAGGGACTGAAGGCCGATTTGAAACAGCGGGCCTATCTGGATTTTCGCAATCTGCAAATTTATCTGGTCAAGGATGTCCCTCTGGAAGTTCAAGTGAAGGTAAAAAAAAATGGTAATCATTAAAAGGAGAAGTTATGCGGAAACTATTTGGCACTGACGGTATCCGGGGGGTGGCCAATGTTTACCCCATGACTGTAGAGGTGGCCCTTCAATTAGGGAAGGGGTGTGCCTATATTTTTAAAGATAAGACCCGGCGTCACAAGATCGTGGTCGGAAAAGATACCCGGCTATCCGGGTATATGATTGAAACGGCCATCACCGCCGGGATTTGCTCCATGGGAGGGGATGTCCTTCTGGTCGGGCCCCTGCCTACTCCGGGCATCGCTTTTTTGACGGTCAGTATGCGGGCCGACGCCGGTATCGTCATCTCGGCCTCACACAATGCCTACCAGGACAACGGGATCAAGGTCTTT
This window harbors:
- a CDS encoding TIGR00159 family protein encodes the protein MFFNIRWQDVVDILVVAIIIYQIFLLIKGTRAVQILIGLAVIFLAFLIARKVELLTLHWILNSFLSSVILVIIILFKTEIRRVLAQVGRSPFVRTPAETLQTIEEIIKAAVYLSSHLTGALIVMERQTGLNDYVRTGTLIDGRVSWELLVSIFHTQSPIHDGAVIIQNSKITAAGCYLPLTRNTKVSKSFGSRHRAALGLTDEADSAIVVVSEETGRISVAINGRFTRGLDSTTLKRVLQTLFAQEKGRRAFWLFGPRKPGSSKAKRP